The genomic region ACCATAAGAACAGAATACACAACAATCCCCTTCTTTTGGTTTCAGAACCGTTTTGCAATTCTCACATTCATAAAAGAATTGACAGGCGGTGGTTGGCATTTCTTCAGCCTTTTTGTGGCCGCATTCTGGACAGGTAATCGTAGATTTTAATTGAATCTTCATTATTCTATTATTTTGTACCCCGTGCTTTCTATAGCTTTTCGGATTGTGGGCAAATCGGTTTTGGTCTTGTCAAATTCCACTATGGTATTAGCATTTTCGTAGCTGGCTTTGATAGAAATAATTCCGTCCAATTTATTGACTTCGCTTTCTACGTGTGCCTCACAACCTGCACAGGTCATTCCAGCGACTTCAAAAGTCTGTTTTTTGATATTGGATTGAGAGACATAGACGATATCCTTGGCGGGCTGTGCATAAAATAGATTGGAATAGTACGGGAAGGCCAGCATCAATGCGGCGAATAGTGTTACTATCAATAAGAACCGTTTGGATTGCCAAAACGATGGTTTCGCATCATCTTCACA from Costertonia aggregata harbors:
- the merTP gene encoding mercuric transport protein MerTP — encoded protein: MAPNKTSNTAAYTGIFTAVAASICCITPVLALIAGTSGIASTFSWVEPFRPYLIGLTIIVLVFAWYQKLRPKTQEEIDCACEDDAKPSFWQSKRFLLIVTLFAALMLAFPYYSNLFYAQPAKDIVYVSQSNIKKQTFEVAGMTCAGCEAHVESEVNKLDGIISIKASYENANTIVEFDKTKTDLPTIRKAIESTGYKIIE
- a CDS encoding GDCCVxC domain-containing (seleno)protein; its protein translation is MKIQLKSTITCPECGHKKAEEMPTTACQFFYECENCKTVLKPKEGDCCVFCSYGTVACPPIQENKNCC